Proteins co-encoded in one Lasioglossum baleicum chromosome 3, iyLasBale1, whole genome shotgun sequence genomic window:
- the LOC143207253 gene encoding nuclear exosome regulator NRDE2 isoform X3: MFPAYSIETTDESLASSSKLESLLKGNVSSSSSSNWLRNGSCLDQISSYNFVDFPSESSNEATSEASCSDKQQISHNVISSSKESSMYKESRKHRKHITKRKKEKRKYGTTEKPYYKQEVKNIYFEDKHRDKGNSTVNTLCSRVRPHYSIEKNSLGFRTSYKRQKKDPYQRYYANNIDLVEKHKLKKKSNAITKQSTSGSLKEIGYACSWSINFEELQRTKTKEYNQRLTDDPNNVKLWLEYIQFQDTLEYFEKYQTKKDVHRAATMKKLSIVEKAMEKNVGSDQLLRIKLSLMEELLPADEFSRQLETLVNKDSGDVTLWQGLVMATQASVAMCTVPKVLDLYSKCFCILKEKARTNPRMYDERLLQMLCWCLTFLRHTGLWEQMWETIRLNLSLNLSLKKDSLSFKQTMDEKKLIGMEEVILMSRLPLNQLWQRTESLRENGHWISVSRDELDLTGDSRRFVLPEDVADFVHPILSRNLNFQMAMLSLNKFEWSVETSEVLLPFAYPAAGEMTGNNERRELLNGILEGGLTSGPQYLRFHPAQESYLDFIRDTFSTIAENLPTIQRTSIYIWWLRFERLLIFLRKDDSSKCGGGGDNKGKKLRTTLKEFLKKEENRNNLHFYKEYALVEKEMGRFDNCVNILETAIKSQSSCPLLAISDLDERTALFSLYRTFIEILLDTDTYKETHRIRILNVIKQMVVETSGDNQQQQFQHAKTDLENYVKSFMQGIPADDETDTYFLPNLKCDAIVCYAYLLYTEDFDITKVTDMFADFINHFKNSRPTQEILYESEIAILQLHYKRTQEVNILKSTLNEMLNLYPNNFSALSILACFESNSPIWKFNSQNTKLSLWRAFAMCLANRKRIRFFGELEDSVSMNAAINKLFNFHQTLASEPTTRCCPLLWRLYMLLLREYNLCEKKGEEVYHKSVAQCPWARSIYIDAAEVAPQLLTQIQDVIREKELRMHVTPEELDILRG; this comes from the exons ATGTTTCCTGCTTATTCCATTGAGACGACAGACGAATCTTTAGCATCATCGAGTAAATTAGAAAGTCTTTTAAAag GCAAcgtatcgtcgtcgtcgtcgagcaACTGGTTACGGAATGGTAGTTGTCTAGATCAGATTTCGTCGTACAACTTTGTTGATTTTCCTTCGGAATCTTCGAACGAAGCTACAAGCGAAGCATCTTGTTCGGACAAACAACAAATATCCCACAATGTTATTTCATCGAGTAAAGAGAGCTCTATGTATAAAGAAAGTAGAAAACATCGCAAACATATtacaaagagaaagaaagaaaaaagaaaatatggaACAACAGAGAAACCATATTATAAGCAGGAAGTGAAAAACATATATTTCGAAGATAAGCATAGGGATAAAGGAAATAGTACGGTAAACACGCTTTGTTCTAGAGTTAGGCCACACTATAGTATTGAAAAAAACTCCCTTGGTTTTCGTACATCGTACAAGCGGCAGAAAAAAGATCCTTACCAAAGATACTATGCCAACAACATAGATCTCGTAGAGAAacataaactaaaaaaaaagAGTAACGCTATTACAAAACAATCCACTTCGGGTTCGTTAAAAGAAATAGGATATGCTTGTTCTTGGAGCATCAACTTTGAAGAACTACAAAGAACTAAAACGAAAGAATATAACCAACGATTAACAGATGATCCGAACAATGTTAAATTGTGGCTGGAATACATTCAATTTCAG GACACATTGGAGTACTTTGAAAAATATCAAACGAAAAAGGATGTTCATAGAGCGGCAACAATGAAAAAATTATCTATTGTCGAGAAAGCTATGGAAAAAAATGTAGGCTCTGATCAACTGCTAAGGATAAAATTATCTTTGATGGAAGAATTATTACCAGCCGATGAGTTTTCGAGACAACTTGAAACATTGGTGAACAAGGATTCGGGAGATGTTACTTTATGGCAAGGATTGGTTATGGCTACACAGGCTTCCGTAGCGATGTGCACCGTACCAAAAGTATTGGATTTATATTCGAAATGCTTTTgcattttaaaagaaaaagcTAGAACGAATCCACGAATGTACGACGAACGATTGTTAC AAATGCTATGCTGGTGTCTAACATTCCTGAGACACACCGGACTCTGGGAACAAATGTGGGAAACGATACGTTTGAATCTCAGCTTGAATCTCAGCTTAAAGAAGGACAGCCTATCCTTTAAACAAACAATGGATGAAAAGAAATTAA TTGGAATGGAAGAGGTAATATTAATGTCGAGATTACCGCTAAATCAGCTGTGGCAAAGAACAGAATCGTTAAGAGAAAATGGTCACTGGATCAGCGTCAGCAGGGACGAATTGGATTTAACCGGAGATTCTCGAAGATTTGTTTTGCCAGAAGATGTCGCCGATTTTGTACACCCTATACTTTCGCgaaatttgaattttcaaatGGCG ATGTTGTCCTTGAACAAATTCGAATGGAGCGTAGAAACTTCAGAAGTGTTACTTCCGTTTGCTTATCCCGCAGCAGGTGAAATGACTGGGAATAACGAAAGAAGAGAACTATTAAATGGTATACTCGAAGGAGGATTAACGTCAGGACCGCAATATCTTCGATTTCATCCTGCACAAGAATCGTACTTGGATTTTATACGAGATACATTTTCCACGATAGCCGAAAATTTACCAACTATACAGCGTACAAGCATATATATTTGGTGGTTAAGATTCGAGAGATTGCTTATTTTCCTTCGTAAAGATGATTCTTCGAaatgcggcggcggcggcgacaaCAA AGGAAAGAAATTAAGGACAACGTTAAAAGAATTCTTAAAAAAGGAGGAGAACAGGAACAACTTACATTTTTACAAAGAGTACGCATTAGTAGAAAAAGAAATGGGTAGATTCGATAATTGCGTAAATATTTTGGAAACTGCGATTAAATCTCAATCCTCTTGCCCGTTGTTGGCAATATCTGATCTCGACGAGAGAACGGCACTTTTCAGTTTATATCGAACATTCATTGAAATTTTACTTGACACCGATACATACAAAGAAACGCATAGGATTCGAATATTGAACGTTATCAAACAAATGGTTGTcgagaccagtggtgataatcaGCAGCAGCAGTTTCAGCATGCTAAAACAGATTTAGAAAATTACGTGAAAAGCTTTATGCAAGGAATTCCTGCAGACGATGAAACCGACACATACTTTTTACCAAATCTGAAATGCGACGCGATCGTATGCTACGCGTACCTATTGTACACAGAAGACTTTGATATTACCAAAGTAACAGATATGTTTGCAGATTTTATAAATCATTTCAAAAATTCTCGTCCTACACAG GAAATATTATACGAAAGTGAAATTGCAATTCTGCAACTCCATTATAAACGGACTCAAGAAGTAAACATTTTGAAAAGTACATTAAACGAAATGTTAAACTTGTATCCAAACAACTTCTCTGCTCTTTCGATATTGGCATGTTTCGAG AGTAACTCACCAATTTGGAAATTTAACAGCCAGAACACGAAACTTTCGTTATGGAGAGCATTCGCTATGTGTTTAGCAAATCGTAAACGTATTCGTTTCTTTGGAGAACTTGAAGACTCGGTCAGCATGAATGCAGCGATAAATaagttatttaattttcatCAAACTCTTGCATC AGAACCAACGACCAGGTGTTGCCCTCTGTTATGGAGGTTGTATATGCTTCTTCTCAGAGAATATAATTTATGCGAAAAAAAGGGGGAGGAAGTGTATCataaaagtgtagctcaatgcCCTTGGGCTAGGAGCATATATATCGATGCAGCCGAAGTTGCACCTCAGCTGCTTACACAAATTCAGGATGTGATACGAGAAAAAGAATTAAGAATGCATGTTACTCCTGAAGAATTAGATATTTTACGCGGTTGA